One segment of Tamlana crocina DNA contains the following:
- a CDS encoding T9SS type A sorting domain-containing protein, with protein MKKITIKLILFISLTLSSYMVSSQVTAPDEDISSDLSCTPEYTNATRTSSDLPNPVNVGMIDDRSCYADYSESSVYGKTWGVYNITFNSNHLDTSLQPRIERSLSRSQETGVGSYAKFSGTFRILEVGDTSGTGGDGTYIAQAKGKHTGGGGSPDPAICLYLAKPVYGTGTNAGKQVSFDIYAERILFRGGEGSGREIVFLKNVLKDAETSFELEVGFAQDPSDASKKIHYCNAKIGGTDFNWNIPGPERGTESGIRYGAYRVKGGRAQIRWANTTYQKEEVADNSSPGLTGEVYSLKNVATGKFLTDAGAGATPVTMSDSNEAENTRWNFVESGAFYNIDSESYGILRATGSGFSGGAYAVVSTAKAPPASDGDKVWTVHYNESDNTYRLEAGSSGRFIYHEVGGNVTNIEALATDDRSKWQLIAESLSLGDTNFSSSLKVFPNPTNGEFSVTLSNSSKVSVKLYNILGELVLDETISNGKMLIRNDKNLQSGLYLLKVFGDDNREYHSKLVIR; from the coding sequence ATGAAAAAAATTACAATTAAATTAATCTTGTTTATAAGTCTAACTCTTTCTTCTTATATGGTATCCTCTCAAGTAACGGCGCCTGATGAAGATATAAGTTCAGACTTAAGCTGTACACCTGAATACACGAATGCAACCAGAACGTCTTCAGATTTACCAAATCCTGTTAACGTTGGAATGATAGATGATAGAAGTTGTTACGCAGATTATTCAGAAAGCAGTGTTTACGGAAAAACTTGGGGCGTATATAATATCACCTTTAATTCCAATCATTTAGATACGAGTTTGCAACCTAGAATCGAGAGGTCGTTAAGCCGATCCCAAGAAACAGGTGTGGGTAGCTATGCAAAGTTCTCAGGAACATTTAGGATTCTTGAAGTTGGTGATACCTCGGGTACTGGTGGTGATGGTACCTATATTGCGCAAGCCAAAGGAAAACATACCGGAGGTGGTGGTTCGCCAGACCCGGCAATTTGCTTGTATTTGGCAAAACCTGTTTATGGTACAGGCACAAATGCTGGTAAACAGGTGTCATTCGATATTTATGCCGAGCGTATTCTGTTTCGTGGAGGAGAAGGCAGTGGAAGGGAAATCGTGTTTTTAAAGAACGTTCTTAAAGATGCCGAAACGAGCTTTGAGTTGGAAGTGGGTTTTGCGCAAGACCCAAGTGATGCCTCGAAGAAAATTCATTATTGTAATGCGAAAATTGGGGGTACAGATTTCAATTGGAATATTCCTGGACCCGAAAGAGGTACAGAATCTGGTATTAGATATGGTGCTTATAGAGTCAAAGGAGGTAGAGCTCAAATTAGATGGGCAAATACTACCTACCAAAAGGAAGAAGTTGCAGATAACAGCAGCCCTGGTTTAACCGGTGAGGTATACAGTTTAAAAAACGTGGCAACAGGGAAATTTTTAACCGATGCCGGTGCTGGAGCAACACCCGTTACCATGAGTGATTCAAATGAAGCAGAAAACACGCGTTGGAACTTTGTTGAAAGTGGCGCTTTTTATAACATCGATAGTGAGAGCTACGGCATCTTGAGAGCCACAGGTTCTGGGTTTTCTGGAGGAGCCTATGCGGTTGTTAGTACCGCCAAAGCCCCTCCAGCAAGTGATGGTGATAAAGTATGGACCGTACATTATAACGAATCAGACAACACTTATAGGTTAGAAGCCGGTAGCAGTGGAAGGTTTATATACCACGAAGTAGGAGGTAACGTTACTAATATAGAAGCTCTTGCTACTGATGATAGAAGTAAATGGCAACTCATTGCGGAAAGCTTAAGTCTTGGTGATACCAACTTTTCATCATCTTTAAAAGTATTTCCCAATCCAACAAACGGTGAGTTTTCTGTTACACTGAGTAATTCAAGCAAAGTAAGCGTTAAGTTGTATAATATTTTAGGTGAGTTGGTTTTAGATGAAACTATCAGTAATGGAAAAATGTTAATCCGCAATGATAAAAATCTTCAATCTGGCTTATATTTATTAAAAGTATTTGGAGACGATAATAGGGAGTACCATTCTAAACTCGTTATACGCTAA
- a CDS encoding BNR-4 repeat-containing protein, whose amino-acid sequence MKTALQLKVFRNYKLFLLFLLVANAFTKELSAQVTFLENTKITDEAFYFWKPDDPKPYHYGASINPHGNCMKVTNGYVFYTWYRGGWADRTLMVSRKKIGEGNWVHVELPAKLSLVGGKGDTHLTTNIGICPIDGTVHLMFDHHNEDLNYIRSKKNIAFGPDEDFIADNFLPQQNYLIPGKKVTGVTYPDLFNNDQGEMYFERRLGSAVGGDIVMTYYNGDTWSEEVIIIKGRGNEVTQGERNFCYGSANFINGKFYYSYSPRWAESPTRLNEGVYVMELGARMDSKATTLDGKSYDLPIIDHEPFFIADPRSVPTTEGWAGGPQLAISPKNDIYTYINPKGTSPYNYLRKQNETEFTEDRNKGSLGVFYGNRMYKFNLTGGDFIVTSALAGTYNWREDFRTTIGVNDRKSITVMDDGVIAVVFSEAVNSDTVPIHCFVFQLQKEEYTAQTISFDTLAEKTEGDSNFTLNGTASSGLPVSYVSSNPNIARIVNGNEVQIMGVGSCEIIASQKGDGTYDEAPEIPQTLVVNANTSKLNQTIDFTLATTTHTWGNPDETLNATSSSGLPVQYESTNTDVAEIVNGNKLHVKRAGTATINAIQFGDETYNAAPIVGHELTVPIRQQEIIFQDIPEVTSGDPAFSLVATSNNPDANLRFLCPNNQIAVVWDDQVRQILGAGSATITVSENGNDYFTSAQASKTLTVNPKTHQVPSTIEAEYYTSKSGVNVTRWSNTVFYLNSWGANDFAEYTINVPEDGEYDVEVFAASPGATKKLKIVKGTTILASISLTKTPNLTNFKGTKATISLQKGVQNIKVVGEVGGFNYDKMKISGSTGGSTGGDGEGVYQLVNVATGKYLGTNSTAGQPVIMHDTGDGNDTKWEFIKTTRDGIDYYNIDSRINGILRATGEGFSAGPYLTVSTGKAPPAADTDKIWTVHYNEVDDTFRFEARNYGRFLYHQTDDKCYNLEANADDDRGKWRIEGTGGPLLSAKNKDFMVSSLRVYPNPTEDKFTITFENFGDEKHIEIYNLLGERVYSNTLSNNSIEIQSQSILESGMYHVKVFSEDNRVYHSKLIVK is encoded by the coding sequence ATGAAAACAGCTTTACAACTAAAAGTATTTAGGAACTACAAACTATTTTTATTGTTCCTATTGGTGGCTAATGCATTCACAAAAGAATTATCGGCACAAGTCACTTTTTTAGAAAATACAAAAATTACCGACGAAGCGTTTTATTTCTGGAAACCAGATGACCCAAAACCGTATCACTACGGAGCCAGTATAAACCCACATGGTAATTGTATGAAAGTAACGAACGGTTATGTGTTTTACACTTGGTATCGCGGTGGGTGGGCAGACCGTACATTAATGGTATCTCGCAAAAAGATTGGTGAGGGCAATTGGGTGCATGTAGAGCTGCCAGCAAAGTTGAGTTTGGTTGGCGGAAAGGGCGATACCCATTTAACCACCAATATTGGCATTTGCCCCATCGACGGCACGGTGCACCTTATGTTCGATCACCATAACGAAGATTTGAATTACATTAGGTCTAAAAAGAACATTGCATTTGGCCCAGATGAAGATTTTATTGCAGACAACTTTCTTCCACAGCAAAATTATTTAATCCCTGGAAAAAAAGTAACCGGTGTTACCTATCCAGATTTATTCAATAATGATCAAGGCGAGATGTATTTTGAACGCCGATTGGGGTCTGCTGTTGGTGGAGACATTGTAATGACCTATTACAATGGCGATACATGGTCGGAAGAAGTTATCATTATTAAAGGAAGAGGTAACGAAGTAACCCAAGGCGAACGCAACTTCTGCTATGGGAGTGCTAATTTTATAAACGGGAAATTTTATTATTCATACTCACCGCGCTGGGCCGAATCTCCCACAAGGTTAAACGAAGGCGTTTACGTGATGGAATTGGGTGCCCGTATGGACAGTAAGGCAACAACTTTAGATGGAAAAAGTTATGACTTACCAATAATCGATCATGAGCCATTTTTTATAGCCGACCCTCGAAGTGTGCCAACAACAGAAGGTTGGGCAGGAGGGCCACAGTTGGCGATTTCTCCTAAAAATGATATTTATACTTATATAAATCCTAAAGGAACAAGCCCTTATAATTATCTAAGAAAACAAAACGAAACAGAGTTTACAGAAGATAGAAACAAAGGCTCTTTAGGAGTGTTTTATGGAAATCGAATGTATAAATTCAACTTAACCGGAGGCGATTTTATTGTAACAAGTGCCTTGGCCGGCACGTATAATTGGCGGGAAGATTTTAGAACTACTATAGGTGTAAACGATAGAAAGAGCATTACAGTCATGGATGACGGAGTAATTGCTGTAGTATTTAGTGAGGCCGTAAATAGCGATACCGTGCCAATTCATTGTTTTGTGTTCCAGTTACAAAAAGAAGAATACACAGCACAAACCATCAGTTTCGATACCTTAGCAGAAAAAACAGAAGGGGATTCTAATTTTACATTAAATGGAACGGCAAGTTCTGGATTACCCGTATCTTATGTGTCTTCAAACCCAAATATAGCACGTATTGTTAATGGCAATGAAGTGCAAATTATGGGGGTAGGATCTTGCGAAATTATTGCAAGCCAAAAAGGTGATGGCACTTATGATGAAGCACCAGAGATACCACAAACTTTAGTGGTTAATGCAAACACATCAAAGTTAAACCAAACTATCGATTTCACTTTAGCCACAACGACTCATACTTGGGGAAATCCAGACGAAACTTTAAATGCTACTTCCAGTTCTGGTTTGCCAGTACAGTACGAAAGCACGAATACTGATGTGGCTGAAATAGTAAATGGCAATAAGTTACATGTAAAGCGTGCTGGTACAGCTACAATAAATGCCATACAGTTTGGTGACGAAACGTATAATGCGGCACCAATTGTGGGGCACGAACTTACAGTTCCAATACGTCAACAGGAAATTATTTTTCAGGATATTCCCGAAGTAACTTCTGGAGATCCAGCATTTAGTCTGGTTGCAACCAGTAATAATCCAGATGCCAATTTAAGGTTCTTATGCCCAAATAATCAAATCGCCGTAGTGTGGGATGACCAAGTACGGCAGATTTTGGGAGCAGGTAGTGCAACGATAACGGTTTCAGAAAATGGAAACGATTATTTTACTTCCGCACAAGCATCAAAAACCCTTACTGTAAACCCTAAAACACATCAAGTTCCATCAACTATAGAAGCAGAGTATTATACTTCTAAAAGTGGGGTAAATGTTACCAGATGGAGTAATACGGTATTTTATCTAAACTCTTGGGGAGCTAATGATTTTGCAGAGTATACTATAAACGTTCCTGAAGATGGAGAATATGATGTTGAAGTATTTGCTGCATCACCTGGAGCCACAAAAAAACTAAAAATAGTCAAAGGAACAACCATTCTCGCTTCAATATCACTTACCAAAACCCCCAATTTAACAAATTTTAAAGGGACTAAAGCGACCATTTCACTTCAAAAAGGTGTTCAAAACATTAAAGTTGTAGGTGAAGTAGGAGGTTTTAATTACGATAAAATGAAAATATCTGGGAGTACTGGTGGCAGTACTGGAGGTGATGGCGAAGGCGTTTATCAACTGGTTAATGTAGCTACCGGAAAATATCTAGGAACTAATTCCACTGCTGGTCAACCAGTGATAATGCACGATACTGGAGATGGAAATGATACAAAATGGGAGTTTATAAAAACCACTCGAGACGGTATAGATTACTATAATATTGATAGCCGTATTAATGGTATTTTACGTGCTACTGGAGAAGGTTTTTCAGCGGGACCATATTTAACTGTTAGCACGGGTAAAGCGCCGCCAGCAGCAGATACTGATAAAATATGGACAGTACACTATAACGAAGTAGATGATACTTTTAGGTTTGAAGCTAGAAACTACGGAAGGTTTCTATATCATCAAACCGATGACAAGTGCTATAACCTTGAAGCGAATGCAGATGATGATAGAGGTAAATGGCGAATAGAAGGCACAGGGGGACCGTTGCTAAGTGCCAAAAACAAAGACTTCATGGTTTCTTCTTTAAGAGTATATCCTAATCCTACAGAAGATAAGTTCACTATAACGTTTGAAAATTTTGGAGATGAAAAGCATATAGAAATATATAATCTCTTGGGTGAACGAGTATACAGTAACACCTTATCAAATAATTCAATAGAAATACAAAGCCAGTCTATATTAGAATCTGGGATGTATCATGTTAAAGTATTTTCAGAAGATAACAGAGTGTATCATTCTAAGTTGATTGTAAAATAA
- a CDS encoding glycoside hydrolase family 2 TIM barrel-domain containing protein, which translates to MKKLLSLLLLLSSLWNYAQQIRHIETINEAWHFYKGSLEQPFDNDETIVWENVTIPHSWNTEDILDDEDGYYRGEGWYKKTLNIPEIYENQQVFLLFEAANQVTSLYVNGKAVGEDHIGGYTTFARDITASLQPGKNEITVKVDNAHNDEIIPQSADFSFYGGIYRDVHLIITKPVHFEVANLGANPIFIRTPEVSEASAKVSVQSKLVRPKKGTYYVKQSLYDASNNLVNQVKTKSSFGKDVSSEFSISNPNLWSPESPYLYKLVSEIVDKKGEVYDRIENPVGFRWFSFDANKGFFINGKQTKLIGTCRHQDFLGKANAVSDEIHRNDMKLLKDMGSNFLRIAHYPQDPAILEMCNKMGFVATLEIPFVDKAAANESGKQNSIKMLREAIRFNYNNPSIVAWNLGNETTMQAPDKLGEDYTKHFIETHKALAKTIKEEDETRYSYTVFFREPAYQDKLGIRVTELVGYNKYYGWYRDELEQIDEILRDLVKRTLAFNPDKPLILSEYGGGADPRLRTYNPTRFDFSVEYQFLLHKAYMKAILDIPEIVGANVWNYADFQVEHRIDAVPHINNKGIVSASREKKDAYYLYQALLKKTPFLAIASKGWNKRSGVEDNEGANVATQPITVVGNGAEVELFINGTSLGKQTFDFATVTFNVPFTHGQNLIEVVSEKDGKTLKDFAIVDFTLQPKNLKSETNPFQEIAINVGSYCYFIETDNVDYLWMPDKPYEEGGFGYVGGDFLRFKSKRRNNIGTNVSVKGTENDPIYQTQRIGIEAYKFDVPDGTYELSLLLAELKSKGENVMTIAVNGKPIWKDLNVKEQFGDDRSVSKRFLITVEDDKGLTVDFKAEKGETRLSGIKLRKVN; encoded by the coding sequence ATGAAAAAACTACTATCACTACTATTATTGCTATCTTCTTTGTGGAATTATGCGCAACAAATACGGCACATAGAAACCATAAATGAAGCTTGGCATTTTTATAAAGGAAGTTTAGAGCAACCTTTTGATAATGATGAGACTATTGTTTGGGAAAATGTAACGATTCCACATTCATGGAATACGGAAGATATTTTAGATGATGAAGATGGCTATTATCGTGGGGAGGGCTGGTATAAAAAGACTTTAAATATTCCAGAGATTTACGAGAATCAGCAGGTATTTTTATTATTTGAAGCGGCCAATCAAGTAACCTCTCTTTACGTAAATGGCAAAGCCGTAGGTGAAGATCATATCGGTGGCTATACCACATTTGCAAGAGATATTACCGCTTCGTTACAACCGGGTAAAAATGAAATCACTGTAAAAGTAGATAATGCCCATAACGACGAAATTATTCCACAATCGGCTGACTTTTCGTTTTATGGAGGCATATATCGCGATGTACATTTAATTATTACAAAACCTGTACACTTTGAAGTGGCCAATTTAGGAGCGAACCCCATTTTTATAAGAACACCAGAGGTTTCGGAAGCCTCGGCAAAAGTTTCGGTACAGTCTAAGTTGGTACGACCGAAAAAAGGAACCTATTACGTGAAGCAGTCTTTGTATGATGCTAGTAATAATTTAGTAAATCAGGTAAAAACTAAATCTTCTTTCGGAAAAGATGTATCCAGCGAATTTTCAATTTCAAATCCGAATTTATGGTCGCCAGAAAGCCCGTATCTGTACAAGCTGGTTTCAGAAATTGTAGATAAAAAAGGTGAGGTTTACGATAGAATTGAAAATCCAGTGGGCTTTAGATGGTTTAGTTTTGATGCTAATAAGGGCTTTTTTATTAACGGCAAACAAACCAAATTAATAGGGACATGTCGTCATCAGGATTTTTTGGGAAAGGCCAATGCGGTAAGTGATGAAATTCACCGTAACGATATGAAATTGCTTAAAGATATGGGATCCAATTTTTTACGCATTGCCCATTACCCACAAGACCCCGCTATTTTAGAAATGTGCAATAAAATGGGTTTTGTGGCAACACTAGAAATCCCTTTTGTGGATAAGGCGGCGGCCAATGAATCCGGAAAACAGAACAGTATTAAAATGCTTAGAGAGGCTATTCGTTTTAATTATAATAACCCATCTATTGTAGCTTGGAATTTAGGAAACGAAACTACGATGCAAGCCCCGGATAAGTTAGGGGAAGATTACACAAAACATTTTATAGAGACGCATAAAGCTTTAGCTAAAACGATAAAAGAAGAAGATGAAACACGCTATTCATACACCGTGTTCTTCAGGGAACCGGCGTATCAGGATAAACTAGGTATTCGGGTAACCGAACTGGTGGGCTATAATAAATACTATGGTTGGTATAGGGATGAACTGGAGCAAATAGATGAAATCTTACGCGATTTAGTGAAACGAACACTGGCCTTTAATCCTGATAAACCCTTAATTTTAAGTGAATACGGGGGAGGTGCGGACCCAAGATTAAGAACCTACAACCCCACCCGATTTGATTTTAGTGTAGAGTACCAATTTTTGTTACATAAAGCTTATATGAAGGCTATTTTGGATATACCCGAAATTGTTGGGGCGAATGTCTGGAATTACGCCGATTTTCAGGTAGAACACAGAATAGATGCTGTGCCCCATATTAATAATAAAGGTATTGTATCGGCCTCGAGGGAAAAGAAAGACGCCTATTATTTATATCAAGCGCTTTTAAAGAAAACACCCTTTTTAGCTATTGCCTCAAAGGGATGGAATAAGCGCTCCGGTGTTGAAGATAATGAAGGGGCTAATGTAGCCACCCAACCCATAACTGTGGTTGGAAATGGAGCGGAGGTCGAATTATTTATCAACGGCACTTCTCTAGGAAAACAAACATTTGATTTTGCCACGGTAACGTTTAATGTGCCTTTTACACATGGGCAAAATTTAATTGAAGTGGTCTCAGAAAAAGATGGAAAAACGCTTAAGGACTTTGCTATTGTTGATTTTACCCTTCAGCCTAAAAATTTGAAAAGTGAAACCAATCCATTCCAAGAAATAGCCATTAATGTGGGTTCATATTGCTATTTTATTGAAACCGATAATGTAGATTATTTATGGATGCCCGATAAACCTTATGAAGAGGGTGGATTTGGGTATGTTGGGGGCGATTTTTTAAGGTTCAAAAGTAAACGAAGGAATAATATTGGTACCAATGTGAGTGTTAAGGGCACTGAGAACGACCCGATTTATCAAACCCAACGTATCGGTATTGAAGCCTATAAATTTGACGTGCCTGACGGAACGTATGAGTTGTCCCTACTGTTAGCTGAACTCAAATCTAAAGGTGAAAATGTGATGACTATCGCTGTAAATGGAAAACCAATTTGGAAGGATTTGAATGTGAAAGAACAGTTTGGGGACGATCGGAGTGTTTCTAAACGTTTTTTAATTACTGTTGAGGACGATAAGGGTTTAACTGTTGACTTTAAGGCCGAAAAAGGGGAAACCCGATTGAGTGGAATAAAGCTGAGAAAGGTAAATTAA
- a CDS encoding glycosyl hydrolase has protein sequence MKSLSVLSIFAILFFTCQSKLEKNKTAQNTISLEQLGQGFNNPEKQFRPETWFHLNGNNISKEGLTLDLEAIKEAGLQGIHLFNKAGRPYPGVDPIKILSPEWEDMIRHAADECQRLGLKFTMQNCPGWSMTGGPWVPVEEAQREVVETTYHISGGKTFDEILEIDSLYHTADFDYKDIQVLAFPTVEGDDSKPFTPSKIETNNTVVPWEDMFNPNSKIIVTRKTTRLDKPIEAYRSKGISKVNNQNTWVKTSFDAPVTLRTITFPQTRHMIMGTEYPVIDVDVKVEALIDNKRVKIATLNIPDANWNDRRKHLTLTIPETTAKEFIFTFEGSHSIAPEFIRLNSNPRLHNHEAKAAKVLRRLEKDVEIDYAENTIINTESIVNLTDNMSANGKLTWDIPEGNWTIVRFGHINMRLTNKPAVPEATGWESSKLDKVAIENHLRNGMIGNLIKDGGPIGDGKLHGLLIDSWESHVPTWTMNSEDMFKEFETRRGYSMKKYLPATMGYIVDNKKATTKFLRDLRQTMDEVFIDNFFKHFATVAHDMGAEVYTEGAGGEVLPVDPMRYYGVSDIPMTEFWYPSAPSAQNEYAKPIYNAASATHLYNKLMLAAEACTQVGVKWNEHPFSVKYLIDYNFTKGVNHLVFHTFSHTPQKKVYPGSSFGGNIGFPLVREQTWWPYMKDWTDYLTRNQYLLQQGEYVADVLWYYGDHYERPPFDLDAFPKGYRFDYLNAEILQEKLSVENGKIHVENGGDYRVIKLRDSENMLLSTARKLKELVENGAVILGNKPKDSPSLMDNDNEVKELLAIADTMWDDTESGVKQVGKGKVYWGKTLEEVLQEEQIEKDVIVPGALNINWIHRETQDADIYFVASKENKPINVALSFRVADRTPKIWDAFTGHQQNAKIWKKLKDRTNVALSLPSNGSAVIVFSKENNQALASKVTKGGLTILDTETGWFKRLSEENHVQIAFQNEDFLATTSGEYVFHQKENTLAKTIAVKETPLQNNWILTFEDGWDTPKTLSVSELKSLTKFDDEAIKHYSGTTIYSKTVNLEGLGRHTILDLGEVANIAELWCNGKKVGVKWAPPFQFDVSDFVKKGENILEIKVTNTWRNQLIFDNSRPKDQKKTWTTAGPKTDETELERSGLVGKVTIKTISH, from the coding sequence ATGAAAAGTCTTTCTGTATTAAGCATTTTTGCAATTTTATTTTTTACTTGTCAATCGAAACTTGAAAAAAATAAAACTGCTCAAAACACGATTAGCCTTGAACAACTAGGTCAAGGTTTTAATAATCCCGAAAAGCAGTTTCGCCCCGAAACTTGGTTTCACCTTAACGGGAATAATATATCTAAAGAGGGTTTGACCTTAGATTTAGAGGCCATAAAAGAAGCCGGTTTGCAAGGCATTCATTTATTTAATAAAGCAGGAAGACCTTACCCAGGTGTAGACCCAATAAAGATTCTCTCGCCCGAATGGGAAGATATGATTCGTCATGCGGCTGACGAATGCCAACGTTTAGGTTTAAAGTTTACCATGCAAAATTGCCCAGGCTGGTCTATGACTGGTGGGCCATGGGTGCCTGTTGAGGAGGCGCAACGTGAAGTTGTTGAAACTACATATCACATTTCCGGAGGAAAAACTTTCGATGAAATATTAGAAATAGATTCCTTATATCATACAGCAGATTTTGATTATAAAGATATTCAAGTTTTAGCTTTTCCAACGGTTGAAGGCGATGATTCAAAGCCTTTTACCCCTTCAAAGATTGAAACCAATAATACTGTAGTGCCTTGGGAGGATATGTTCAACCCAAATTCAAAAATTATCGTTACTCGAAAAACGACGCGTTTAGACAAACCTATTGAAGCATATCGTTCAAAAGGGATATCAAAAGTAAATAATCAAAATACTTGGGTGAAAACAAGTTTTGATGCACCTGTTACTTTAAGAACCATTACCTTCCCGCAAACGCGACACATGATTATGGGTACAGAATACCCCGTTATAGATGTTGATGTTAAAGTAGAAGCATTAATTGATAATAAACGCGTAAAGATTGCAACCTTAAATATTCCAGATGCAAATTGGAATGACCGACGAAAACACCTCACGTTAACCATTCCTGAAACTACTGCAAAAGAGTTCATTTTTACGTTTGAAGGCAGCCATAGTATTGCTCCAGAATTTATTCGATTAAATTCTAATCCAAGGTTGCATAATCACGAAGCAAAAGCCGCCAAAGTGTTACGCCGTTTAGAGAAAGATGTAGAGATTGATTATGCTGAAAATACCATAATAAATACAGAATCTATTGTTAATCTAACCGATAATATGTCTGCCAATGGAAAATTAACATGGGATATTCCAGAAGGCAATTGGACCATTGTTCGTTTTGGGCATATCAATATGCGTTTAACCAACAAGCCAGCAGTTCCCGAGGCAACAGGTTGGGAGTCGAGCAAACTCGATAAAGTAGCTATTGAAAACCATTTGAGAAATGGAATGATTGGTAACTTAATAAAAGACGGTGGCCCCATAGGCGATGGAAAATTGCATGGCTTATTAATTGATAGCTGGGAGAGCCATGTGCCAACTTGGACAATGAATTCTGAAGATATGTTCAAAGAATTTGAAACCAGACGTGGCTACAGTATGAAAAAATACCTGCCAGCAACTATGGGGTACATTGTGGATAACAAAAAAGCGACAACAAAGTTTTTAAGGGATTTAAGGCAAACGATGGATGAAGTTTTTATAGACAATTTCTTCAAGCATTTTGCAACCGTAGCACACGATATGGGAGCCGAAGTTTACACCGAAGGAGCTGGAGGGGAAGTACTGCCTGTAGACCCTATGAGATATTATGGAGTGAGTGATATTCCTATGACGGAGTTTTGGTATCCTAGTGCACCGTCAGCTCAAAATGAGTATGCCAAACCCATTTACAATGCGGCCTCGGCCACCCATTTATACAACAAACTCATGTTGGCTGCCGAGGCTTGCACACAAGTTGGTGTAAAGTGGAATGAACATCCGTTTTCTGTTAAATATTTAATTGATTATAATTTTACCAAAGGTGTAAATCACTTGGTGTTCCACACGTTTTCGCATACACCGCAAAAAAAGGTGTATCCAGGGTCAAGCTTTGGAGGTAATATTGGATTTCCTTTGGTTAGAGAACAAACATGGTGGCCATACATGAAGGATTGGACTGATTATTTAACAAGAAACCAGTATTTACTACAGCAAGGCGAATATGTGGCAGATGTACTGTGGTATTATGGCGACCATTATGAGCGTCCGCCGTTTGATTTAGATGCATTCCCCAAAGGCTATCGTTTTGATTACTTAAATGCTGAAATTCTTCAAGAAAAGCTAAGTGTGGAAAACGGTAAAATTCATGTGGAAAACGGAGGTGATTACAGAGTTATTAAACTTAGGGATTCTGAAAATATGTTGCTTTCAACGGCTAGAAAACTAAAAGAACTGGTTGAAAATGGGGCAGTTATTTTAGGAAATAAACCTAAAGACTCACCTAGTTTAATGGATAATGACAATGAGGTAAAAGAGTTACTTGCCATTGCAGACACAATGTGGGATGATACAGAGAGCGGCGTAAAACAAGTTGGTAAAGGAAAAGTATATTGGGGTAAAACCTTGGAAGAGGTTTTGCAAGAAGAACAAATTGAAAAAGACGTAATTGTACCCGGTGCCTTAAATATCAACTGGATACATCGTGAAACACAAGATGCCGATATTTATTTTGTGGCTTCAAAGGAAAATAAGCCTATTAATGTTGCTTTAAGTTTCCGAGTGGCAGACCGAACCCCTAAAATATGGGACGCTTTCACTGGGCATCAACAAAATGCCAAAATTTGGAAAAAGCTTAAAGATAGAACTAATGTAGCATTATCTTTACCTTCAAATGGGAGTGCTGTTATTGTGTTTTCAAAAGAGAATAATCAAGCCCTAGCTTCAAAAGTAACTAAAGGTGGTCTTACAATTTTAGATACGGAAACGGGTTGGTTCAAAAGACTTTCAGAAGAAAACCATGTTCAAATAGCTTTTCAAAATGAAGACTTTTTAGCCACAACTTCAGGTGAATATGTGTTTCATCAAAAAGAAAACACCTTAGCAAAAACCATAGCAGTTAAAGAAACACCACTTCAAAATAATTGGATTTTAACTTTTGAGGATGGTTGGGATACCCCGAAAACTCTAAGTGTTTCAGAATTAAAATCGTTAACAAAATTTGATGACGAGGCCATAAAACACTATTCAGGCACCACTATATATTCCAAAACTGTAAACCTTGAGGGGCTGGGGAGGCATACCATTCTAGATTTAGGCGAGGTCGCCAATATTGCAGAACTCTGGTGCAATGGAAAAAAAGTGGGGGTAAAATGGGCGCCACCGTTTCAGTTTGATGTTAGCGATTTTGTGAAAAAAGGAGAAAATATACTTGAAATTAAAGTAACCAACACTTGGCGCAACCAACTTATTTTTGATAATTCACGACCCAAAGACCAAAAGAAAACGTGGACTACGGCTGGGCCCAAAACAGACGAAACTGAATTGGAGCGTTCAGGTTTAGTAGGAAAGGTTACTATAAAAACTATTTCGCATTAA